Proteins encoded in a region of the Paenibacillus sp. E222 genome:
- the nagZ gene encoding beta-N-acetylhexosaminidase translates to MRMNSIDQLSLEQRVGQLFMCGFHGQHADEQINQLIHDYHVGGVIYFRRNVESVDQLKRLSADLQAIAAEAGDLPLMISVDQEGGMVARIDQEGVTQVPGNMALGATGNPDYTLECAQILGHELKSIGIDMNLAPVLDVNNNVLNPVIGVRSYGENAESVAAHGAAAIKGYQSRGVAATAKHFPGHGDTAVDSHLGMVTVPHDRNRLDQVELLPFHRAIEAGVDAIMTAHVIFPAIEPEPIPATLSRKVLTGLLREEMGFDGIIITDCLEMHAIAKPYGVAEAAVLAVEAGADLILVSHTLQDQISAVEAVVEAVRTGRVDEATINQALERIISWKAARCGQWEHTFVSMEEDDAVSNGSDEDGITFSTKVKDESSRSLASIESRLDEIASNSITVVQNDGLLPLDPEKNVYVIWPEVVQRTEVDEPWSHTDSLGVALSQLRSGVREHKITTQPTYDEADKILKDVSEEDQIIVCTYTSAGHLPKGQHYLVQKLSEKHSLIVVALRNPYDLLEIPKPGSYVCTYENTPAVVRALSHVLTGELQPTGRLPVSLR, encoded by the coding sequence GATCAATCAATTGATCCATGATTATCATGTTGGAGGCGTCATCTATTTCAGACGGAATGTGGAAAGCGTAGACCAGTTAAAACGACTGTCTGCCGACTTGCAAGCGATCGCGGCTGAAGCCGGAGATTTACCCCTGATGATCTCCGTGGATCAGGAGGGCGGGATGGTGGCCCGGATTGACCAAGAGGGAGTGACCCAGGTACCTGGAAACATGGCGCTTGGAGCTACGGGGAATCCCGACTATACCTTGGAATGTGCGCAAATTCTAGGTCATGAGTTAAAAAGCATCGGTATCGATATGAACCTCGCTCCAGTGTTGGATGTGAATAATAACGTTCTTAACCCGGTCATCGGCGTGCGCTCCTATGGCGAGAATGCGGAGAGTGTAGCTGCTCATGGTGCCGCAGCCATCAAAGGGTATCAATCCCGAGGTGTTGCTGCGACAGCCAAACATTTTCCGGGACATGGAGATACAGCGGTGGATTCACATCTGGGTATGGTCACTGTACCTCACGACCGGAACAGACTGGATCAGGTGGAGCTTCTGCCGTTCCATCGCGCTATTGAGGCCGGAGTGGATGCTATCATGACTGCTCACGTCATCTTCCCGGCAATTGAACCGGAGCCGATTCCAGCTACATTGTCCCGTAAAGTATTGACGGGGCTGTTACGCGAAGAAATGGGCTTTGACGGCATTATTATTACAGACTGTCTGGAAATGCATGCGATAGCCAAGCCATATGGTGTGGCCGAGGCAGCCGTTCTTGCCGTTGAGGCAGGTGCTGATCTAATTCTGGTCAGTCACACACTGCAAGATCAAATCTCTGCTGTGGAAGCTGTTGTGGAAGCCGTTCGTACTGGACGAGTGGATGAAGCCACCATTAACCAGGCATTGGAACGTATTATTTCATGGAAGGCAGCACGTTGTGGTCAGTGGGAGCATACGTTTGTCTCCATGGAAGAGGATGATGCTGTGTCGAATGGATCTGATGAGGACGGGATCACGTTCTCAACAAAAGTGAAAGATGAATCATCAAGGTCGCTGGCCTCCATCGAATCCAGGCTGGATGAGATTGCTTCCAATAGCATTACTGTAGTTCAGAATGATGGATTGCTTCCCTTAGACCCTGAAAAGAATGTGTATGTCATCTGGCCGGAGGTTGTGCAACGCACAGAAGTGGATGAACCATGGTCTCACACAGATTCGCTTGGTGTGGCGTTATCGCAGCTGAGAAGCGGAGTTCGGGAGCACAAAATAACGACACAGCCCACTTATGATGAAGCGGACAAGATCCTAAAGGATGTGTCGGAGGAAGATCAAATCATCGTATGTACGTACACTTCCGCAGGCCATCTTCCGAAAGGGCAACATTATTTGGTTCAAAAACTTAGTGAGAAGCATTCCCTGATTGTCGTTGCTCTGCGTAATCCATATGATCTATTGGAGATTCCAAAGCCGGGAAGTTACGTATGTACCTACGAGAACACTCCTGCAGTGGTTCGCGCATTGTCCCACGTCTTAACAGGTGAATTGCAGCCAACCGGACGCTTGCCCGTTAGTTTGCGTTAG